Genomic window (Fibrobacter sp. UWH6):
TGACAATGGTTCTCCCTGCGCCAAGGAATCCTGTTCAGAAAAAGGTCGAGAATACACCCCGATGGCCGCGCAAAACGCATGCCCGAATGGCTGGCATTTGCCTACTGAAATAGAGTGGAACATACTTTTTGATAATGTTGGTGGAATAGATATCGCAGCAGCCCGCCTAAAGGCAACCGAGGGGTGGACACCCTTGAACCC
Coding sequences:
- a CDS encoding FISUMP domain-containing protein codes for the protein MAENLNFDNGSPCAKESCSEKGREYTPMAAQNACPNGWHLPTEIEWNILFDNVGGIDIAAARLKATEGWTPLNP